Below is a genomic region from Solidesulfovibrio fructosivorans JJ].
GGCGGCGGCGACGATCTCCGCTTCGGCCGCCAGGGCGCGCATGGTCGCCGCCCCGAACATGGCCGCATTGCCCTTGAGCGTGTGGGCCACCCGTTCGCAGACCGGCATGTCCCCGGCGCGAAGAGCCGCCTCCATGTTCGCAAGCTGCTCCGGCACCGAAGACACGAACGCCCGCCCCACCCGGGACAAAAGCCGCGTCTTGGTGCGGTACTGCCGCATGAGCCCCTGCCTGTCGAGGATTTGCCTGTCCCCGTCCTCGATACGGCCCACCCCGGAGGGCATGCGGCCGCGCCGGGTCAGCACGTCGCGCACGACCGCGAAAAAGGCTCCCACGTCGATGGGCTTGATGATGTAGTCGTCGAGTCCCGCCGCCAAAAAACGTTCGCGCTCCTGGTCCATGGCATAGGCCGACAGCCCGATGACCGGCAGATCCGGGTCGATGGGCGGATGCCCGGCCCGGATGGCCCGGGTGGCGGCAAGACCGTCCATGACCGGCATCTGGATGTCCATGAGCACCACGTCGACCTGATGCGCGGCCAGATAGTCCAGGGCGGCCCGGCCGTTCTCGGCCACGGCGACGGTATGGCCCCTGTTTTCCAGGAGGTCCGAGGCGAACACCCGGTTGACCCGGTTGTCCTCGACCAAAAGGATGGAAAGCGGCGGCAAGTCGTCGGACCGGGGCCCGGCCGGCGTGTCCGCAACGGATGCCGGTTCGACGCGGGCCGCATCGAAGGGACATTCCAGCCGGAACGCGCTGCCCTGGCCAGGGGTGCTTTCGAGCGATATCGTCCCGCCCATGAGCCCGGCCAGCCGGCGGCAGATGGCCAGCCCCAGTCCGGTGCCGGCCTGGCGCTTGGTCAGGCCGCCGTCGATTTGGGTGAAGCTGTCGAAAATCGTTTCCTGCTGCTCGTAGGGGATGCCGATTCCGGTGTCGGCCACGGTAAAGCGCAGCCACAGCCGGCCGCCCTCCCCGCCGGAAGCGGCGCACGGCGCGTCGGCAATGGCGACGCCAAGCCGCACGCCCCCCTTATCCGTGTACTTGACGGCGTTGTTGACCAGATTGCGCAGCACCTGGCGCAGCCGCAACCCGTCGCCGCGTACGGCCCCGGGCACGTTTTCCGCGATGTCGAGGACAAGGTCGAGCCCCTTGGCCTTGGCCAGGACCTCCTGCTCCTTGAGCACGCCCTCCAGGCCGCGCACGAGATCAAAAGGCTCGGCCTTGAGTTCCATGCGGCCGGCCTCGATCTTGGAATAGTCGAGGATGTCGTTGATGATGGAAAGCAGGGTGCCGGCGGACTCCTCGACCACGGTCAGGCGTTCGCGCTGCCGGGGTTCCAGGCGGTCGGCCAGCATGAGCTGGACATAGCCCAGCACGGCATTGAGCGGCGTGCGGATCTCGTGGCTCATGTTGGCCAGAAACGCGCCTTTGGCCTGGCTGGCCCCCTCGGCCCGTTCCAGCGCGTCGGCCAGTTCCGCCTCGAGCCGCTTGCCGGCGGTGATGTCGCGCACGATCTCGACCACCCCCGACACCACGCCGTCGTCATCGAAGAGCGGGTAACAAAAAAGCTCCACCCAGCCCGAAGCGCTGCCCGACTCGATCTTGGGCACGAGGCTTATGGCCAGTTTGCTCGTGGCCAGGGCCCGCAAGGAGGGACAATCGTTGCAGGGCATGCCCCGGCCGTGAAACAGGTCGAAGCACTTGCGCCCGACCATCTCCCCCCGTTCGGCGTAGAGCGCCCGCATGGCCTTGTTGGACGAGGTGACGGTCAGGTCGGGCGTGAGCACGCAGATGCCGTCCTGGATGCCGGAAAGCACCGTATCCAGAAAACGCCGTTCCCGACGCAGCCGGGACTCGGCCTGTTCCCGGGCCTCGATCGCCCCGGCCATGCGTTGGCGCAGACGCAGCGCCTCGGCCTCCAGGGCGTCGCGGACTTGAACGGCCGCCCGATCGGCCAGTTTGCGCTCGGTGATGTCGATGGCCGCGCCGATGATGCCGGCAACAGCGCCTCCGGCATCGTGGAGAAGCCCCTTGTGGACGATCATGTGGCGCGCGCCGGCCGGCGTCGGCAGCACGGCCTCGTAGACCTGCCGCCCTCCCTTGGCCAGCAGTTCCCGGTCGATCGCATGATACGGCCGGGCATCGGCCTCGCCGAGAAAATCGTCGAGGGTGCCGCCGACAAGGCGCTCGCGCGCAATGCCGCTTTGGGTCTCGAAAGCCTGGTTGCACCCCGTGAAGCGCCGCTCGACATCCTTGAAAAACACCGCCAGGGGCAAGGCCTCGAGCATATTGCGGGCCCTGGCGTGCTCGGCGCGCAGGCGCTCCTCGGCCAGCTTGCGCGCCGTGACGTCGCGGCCCACGGCCTGGTATTCGCAGAGCGTTCCCGCCTCGTCGAACATGGCCCGATAAATCCAGCGTTGCCAGCGTATGCGGCCGTCCGGGCGCAGCACCCGATGCTCGAAGCCGGTGGTCGGCCGGACGGGGGATATGGCGGCCAGGCGCCTTGCCACCAGGTCCGCGTCCTCGTCCGGCATGGGCGAGCGGAAATTCTCGGCCACGCACGCCTCGGCCGTCTTGCCCCAGTAGCGGGCAAAGGCCGTGTTGACGAACAGCAGCCGTCCGGCGGCGTCGATGCGGCAGATCAGTTCGGTGATGTGCTCGACGATGGAGCGGTAGCCGTTTTCGCCGGCGGCGTTCTCCGGCGGCGGCAAGGCGGAGAAATCGGCGCAGGCCCCCTCCAGGCACACCGGGCTGCCGAGCGCGTCGCGCTGGGCGCGCACATAACATTTGATGCGCGCCATACTGCCGTCATGATGGTAGAAATGCGTTTCGAAAAAAACAGGATCGGCCTGTCCCAGGGCGCGCACGAGCAGTTCCCGGCGCTGAGGGATGTCCAGACGCACAAGGTGTTCGTCGGTGCGGGCCTGACGCAGGCAATCGTTCGCGTCGCGGCAGCCGAAGAGCCGGGCCAGGGTCGTGTTGACGGCCAGGGGACGGCCGGCCGTGTCCAGGCGAAAAAGCCCCTGGGCGGCATTGTCGTAGAGGTCCCGGTATTGTTCCGCCCGCTTGCGAAACGCCGCGCCCTCGGCCGCCGACAAAAGCTCGGAGACGACCTGGGCCACGTCGGTCCAGGTCAAAAGCCCGAGCAGGTAACCGGCGG
It encodes:
- a CDS encoding PAS domain-containing protein, which gives rise to MANLCETPLRDLPPATPLTFGLWTSAGQAARTLLDAGAGEALVLDGGRPLGVVTTRGLARVLVQTPDTAAHLAVRDLMDPVAVSLDTDYLPAALRHLLAAPSRRLAVVDAKGRAVGILAPFHVTRLCGQIGEFPGRTVASAMARAVVTAAVGETLPSVLARMIRTGVGGVVVAEADRPRGAFTTRDAVALLAGGRDIANCRVEAVMRAPVVAISPQLPLTEAVSGMDGAGAGRLAVTDAAGYLLGLLTWTDVAQVVSELLSAAEGAAFRKRAEQYRDLYDNAAQGLFRLDTAGRPLAVNTTLARLFGCRDANDCLRQARTDEHLVRLDIPQRRELLVRALGQADPVFFETHFYHHDGSMARIKCYVRAQRDALGSPVCLEGACADFSALPPPENAAGENGYRSIVEHITELICRIDAAGRLLFVNTAFARYWGKTAEACVAENFRSPMPDEDADLVARRLAAISPVRPTTGFEHRVLRPDGRIRWQRWIYRAMFDEAGTLCEYQAVGRDVTARKLAEERLRAEHARARNMLEALPLAVFFKDVERRFTGCNQAFETQSGIARERLVGGTLDDFLGEADARPYHAIDRELLAKGGRQVYEAVLPTPAGARHMIVHKGLLHDAGGAVAGIIGAAIDITERKLADRAAVQVRDALEAEALRLRQRMAGAIEAREQAESRLRRERRFLDTVLSGIQDGICVLTPDLTVTSSNKAMRALYAERGEMVGRKCFDLFHGRGMPCNDCPSLRALATSKLAISLVPKIESGSASGWVELFCYPLFDDDGVVSGVVEIVRDITAGKRLEAELADALERAEGASQAKGAFLANMSHEIRTPLNAVLGYVQLMLADRLEPRQRERLTVVEESAGTLLSIINDILDYSKIEAGRMELKAEPFDLVRGLEGVLKEQEVLAKAKGLDLVLDIAENVPGAVRGDGLRLRQVLRNLVNNAVKYTDKGGVRLGVAIADAPCAASGGEGGRLWLRFTVADTGIGIPYEQQETIFDSFTQIDGGLTKRQAGTGLGLAICRRLAGLMGGTISLESTPGQGSAFRLECPFDAARVEPASVADTPAGPRSDDLPPLSILLVEDNRVNRVFASDLLENRGHTVAVAENGRAALDYLAAHQVDVVLMDIQMPVMDGLAATRAIRAGHPPIDPDLPVIGLSAYAMDQERERFLAAGLDDYIIKPIDVGAFFAVVRDVLTRRGRMPSGVGRIEDGDRQILDRQGLMRQYRTKTRLLSRVGRAFVSSVPEQLANMEAALRAGDMPVCERVAHTLKGNAAMFGAATMRALAAEAEIVAAAGDADKFVALAPALVAACQAVVAGMDDFLRGLAP